Proteins co-encoded in one Acidobacteriota bacterium genomic window:
- a CDS encoding flagellar hook capping protein, protein MAGNSPAAERVASALVPKTSTAKAHDASSTGNGDSGSTSASTDNSTITANDFLTLLVSELKNQDPTQPTDPSAYIQQLVGVNSLQQLIQINKGLTTFESAITG, encoded by the coding sequence ATGGCGGGGAACAGTCCTGCGGCTGAACGGGTGGCCTCGGCGCTCGTTCCTAAAACGAGCACGGCGAAGGCCCATGATGCGTCAAGCACAGGCAACGGCGATAGCGGCTCGACGAGCGCTTCGACAGACAACTCGACGATTACAGCGAACGATTTTCTTACGCTGCTCGTCAGCGAGCTGAAGAACCAGGACCCGACGCAGCCTACGGATCCCAGTGCCTACATTCAGCAGCTTGTCGGCGTCAACAGCCTGCAACAGTTGATCCAGATCAACAAGGGACTGACGACGTTTGAGAGCGCAATCACCGGCTGA
- a CDS encoding FliI/YscN family ATPase, with product MSGTPWQVRPKLLAPYFERLERRPAWRWSGRVTEANGLAVESEGPLCCVGESCEIVGADGGPHEAEVIGFRGRHVLTMPLNSTRGISYGDVLEATGLAPSIAVGEQMEGRILSATGAPLDSDAPHRATEAWPLDGGVPHPMKRLPIREVLGTGIRAIDGLLTVGRGQRVGIFGGSGVGKSTLIGMMTRNTQADLTVVALVGERGREVREFVEDSLGEEGLRRSVVVVSTSDQSPLLRMRAAQSATSIAEFYASKGRHVLLVLDSLTRYAMAAREVGLAAGEPPTNKGYTPSVFTRLAKLVERTGNFERGSITAFYTVLMEGDDQHDPVVDSVRSFVDGHIVLSRALAAAGRYPPIDVLDSLSRLMPAVTAKNHLARASLVRGLLASYARSEDLMRIGAYKHGTDAELDRAIRAMPSLHRFLEQGSGEVMTLDESIEHLCSMEL from the coding sequence ATGAGCGGGACCCCGTGGCAGGTGCGGCCGAAGCTGCTTGCTCCTTACTTCGAGCGCCTGGAAAGAAGACCGGCATGGAGATGGAGCGGACGCGTGACCGAGGCCAATGGGCTTGCCGTTGAGTCGGAAGGGCCGCTTTGTTGTGTCGGCGAGAGTTGTGAAATTGTTGGCGCAGATGGCGGGCCGCACGAGGCAGAGGTGATCGGCTTTCGCGGGCGGCATGTGTTGACGATGCCATTGAACTCTACGCGCGGAATCAGCTATGGCGATGTGTTGGAGGCGACAGGCCTGGCACCATCGATTGCCGTTGGCGAGCAGATGGAGGGGAGAATTCTGAGCGCGACGGGCGCTCCTCTTGATAGCGACGCTCCACATCGAGCGACAGAGGCGTGGCCGCTTGATGGTGGGGTCCCTCATCCGATGAAGCGGCTTCCTATCCGCGAAGTGCTGGGCACAGGTATTCGTGCAATCGATGGCCTTCTGACGGTAGGCCGGGGACAGAGAGTTGGGATCTTCGGCGGCTCTGGTGTTGGGAAGAGCACGCTGATTGGCATGATGACGCGCAATACCCAGGCGGACCTGACGGTGGTGGCCCTGGTCGGTGAACGAGGCCGCGAGGTGCGGGAGTTTGTGGAAGACTCGCTGGGCGAAGAGGGGTTGCGCCGGTCGGTGGTTGTGGTGTCGACGTCAGACCAGAGTCCCTTGCTGCGAATGCGTGCGGCGCAATCGGCGACGTCGATAGCAGAGTTCTATGCGTCCAAAGGACGGCATGTGCTGCTGGTACTGGATTCGTTGACGCGCTATGCGATGGCGGCGCGTGAGGTTGGCCTGGCTGCTGGAGAGCCGCCGACCAACAAGGGATACACTCCGTCTGTCTTTACGCGACTGGCGAAGCTGGTGGAGCGGACGGGTAACTTTGAGCGGGGAAGCATCACTGCGTTCTATACAGTGCTGATGGAAGGAGACGACCAGCACGACCCGGTGGTGGATTCTGTGCGCTCGTTTGTAGACGGACATATTGTGCTGTCACGGGCGCTGGCCGCCGCGGGAAGGTATCCGCCGATCGATGTGCTGGATTCATTGAGCAGGCTGATGCCTGCTGTGACTGCAAAAAACCATTTGGCGCGGGCTTCACTGGTACGCGGGTTATTGGCTTCCTACGCGCGCTCTGAAGACTTGATGCGGATTGGGGCCTATAAGCACGGTACAGACGCAGAGCTCGACCGTGCAATACGTGCCATGCCGTCGCTTCACCGGTTTCTGGAGCAGGGGAGCGGTGAGGTGATGACTCTCGACGAGTCGATCGAACATCTGTGTTCGATGGAGTTGTAG
- the fliE gene encoding flagellar hook-basal body complex protein FliE, whose amino-acid sequence MSGAGVFTSVASQASSVFSGAAKGVGVQNAEPQAATPFSGMLKTMVEQTNELDRKASETVTGLLNGKGVEIHDAMIATQKADMAFELSLQVRNKAVAAYQQMMGMQF is encoded by the coding sequence ATGAGTGGAGCGGGAGTGTTTACGAGTGTGGCTTCGCAGGCCAGTTCGGTCTTCAGCGGAGCGGCGAAGGGCGTGGGGGTGCAGAACGCGGAGCCGCAGGCAGCGACGCCGTTTTCCGGGATGCTGAAGACGATGGTGGAGCAGACGAACGAGCTCGATCGCAAGGCATCGGAGACGGTGACTGGCTTGCTAAACGGTAAGGGCGTGGAGATTCACGACGCCATGATTGCGACGCAGAAGGCGGACATGGCGTTTGAGCTGTCATTGCAGGTGAGGAACAAGGCAGTGGCTGCCTACCAGCAGATGATGGGAATGCAGTTTTAG
- the fliF gene encoding flagellar M-ring protein FliF — MAEAEQQQQGTGLERVERPGTTSANAGAAGRVLDAVVSMRERLMALPASRRTWLLASAAFVAAMAAAMAWYAGRTDWKPLFSGLDGKDVQQVSQELAAAGIQYRMTADGAGIEVPAESVDKGRMEVATKGMPQTGRLGFELFDKPNWVGSEFDEKVNYQRALEGELEHTIASLGAVRSARVHLVLPQQSLFTSEERAAKASVVLKLKRSSLSEEQVEVIRSLVAGAVDNLSAENVALVDADGRANFRSRSKNGTEADAEQAMESKLVAMLEPLAGRDNVRATVNVSYDDGTEVRTDEVYDPNQSATLSMQKSEQTQTPPVKATGVPGTASNSPAGAPVGAVQGSAAAAAPGTPPLLQKEALPVYPQQGYGAGQSIREETGTFGVSKHVVHTEQAPGRVRRVTAAVVVNDRANVEGAGKAEHTVWKARSADEMRRLEQLAQAAVGYDTKRGDQVVVENVSFSSNAPEAKPPLMEQLTEQARALARTQPGLARTLVIGALGLLLVLFVLRPIARQVTATLAEPRSLSAGTELPALISGPVEPEMIEPSAPIAASLPEMKRTKEQMQHRGIYEQVAEHIRREPGQSTRLLEAWIGSGEEMEA, encoded by the coding sequence ATGGCTGAGGCGGAACAGCAGCAGCAGGGAACGGGGCTGGAGCGGGTGGAGAGACCGGGCACAACATCGGCGAATGCGGGAGCGGCGGGCAGGGTGCTCGATGCTGTCGTAAGTATGCGCGAGCGCCTGATGGCGCTGCCCGCAAGCAGGCGGACGTGGCTGTTGGCCTCGGCTGCTTTTGTGGCTGCGATGGCTGCGGCAATGGCGTGGTATGCAGGGCGGACGGACTGGAAGCCGTTGTTCAGCGGGCTGGATGGAAAGGATGTGCAACAGGTCTCGCAGGAGTTGGCGGCAGCGGGGATTCAATACCGCATGACAGCGGACGGAGCTGGCATCGAGGTTCCAGCGGAATCGGTTGACAAGGGGCGGATGGAGGTTGCGACGAAGGGCATGCCGCAGACCGGCAGGCTGGGCTTTGAGCTGTTCGACAAACCGAATTGGGTGGGAAGCGAGTTCGACGAGAAGGTGAACTATCAGCGCGCGCTCGAGGGCGAGCTGGAGCACACGATTGCATCGCTCGGCGCGGTACGGTCGGCGCGTGTTCACCTGGTGTTGCCGCAGCAGTCGCTGTTTACGTCGGAGGAGCGCGCGGCGAAGGCCTCGGTCGTGTTGAAGCTGAAGCGTTCGTCGTTGAGTGAAGAGCAGGTAGAGGTGATTCGCAGCCTGGTGGCTGGTGCAGTGGACAACCTGAGCGCGGAGAACGTTGCGCTGGTGGATGCGGACGGAAGGGCGAACTTCAGGTCGCGATCGAAGAACGGGACGGAAGCCGACGCGGAGCAGGCGATGGAGTCGAAGCTGGTGGCGATGCTGGAGCCGCTGGCTGGACGCGACAACGTGCGCGCGACGGTGAATGTGAGTTATGACGACGGCACGGAGGTGCGGACGGACGAAGTCTATGATCCGAACCAGTCGGCGACGCTGAGTATGCAAAAGAGCGAACAGACGCAGACGCCGCCGGTGAAGGCGACGGGGGTTCCGGGGACGGCGAGCAACTCTCCGGCAGGCGCGCCGGTGGGAGCGGTGCAGGGATCGGCAGCGGCAGCGGCGCCGGGAACTCCTCCGCTGCTGCAGAAGGAGGCGCTGCCGGTGTATCCACAGCAGGGGTATGGCGCGGGGCAGAGCATTCGCGAGGAGACCGGGACGTTTGGCGTGAGCAAGCATGTTGTTCACACGGAGCAGGCCCCTGGGCGCGTGCGCCGTGTGACGGCGGCTGTGGTGGTGAACGATCGCGCGAACGTCGAGGGCGCGGGCAAGGCGGAGCACACGGTTTGGAAGGCGCGCTCGGCAGACGAGATGCGAAGGCTGGAGCAGTTGGCGCAGGCGGCGGTGGGGTACGATACGAAGCGCGGCGACCAGGTAGTGGTCGAGAACGTCAGCTTCAGCTCGAATGCGCCAGAGGCAAAGCCGCCTCTGATGGAACAGTTGACCGAACAGGCGCGAGCGTTGGCACGTACACAGCCCGGGCTCGCGCGCACTCTAGTCATTGGGGCGCTGGGTCTTTTGCTGGTGCTGTTTGTGCTGCGCCCGATTGCGCGGCAAGTAACGGCGACGCTCGCCGAGCCGAGGTCTCTGAGTGCTGGCACGGAGTTGCCTGCGCTGATATCGGGGCCCGTGGAGCCGGAGATGATCGAACCGTCCGCTCCCATCGCCGCGAGTCTTCCTGAGATGAAACGGACGAAGGAACAGATGCAGCATCGCGGTATCTATGAGCAGGTTGCGGAGCATATACGGCGTGAACCAGGCCAGAGCACGCGGCTGTTGGAGGCGTGGATCGGTTCGGGTGAGGAGATGGAAGCATGA
- a CDS encoding FliM/FliN family flagellar motor switch protein — translation MAETEQIKVQAERKPWMMRIEEHAAWPVLSRLTVPISAEIVLAGFKVRDLLALKTGQIIVSEWQETEDVPVKAGQIQMGWSEFEVIDQQLLIRLTRLA, via the coding sequence ATGGCCGAGACAGAACAGATAAAGGTTCAGGCGGAGCGTAAGCCCTGGATGATGCGCATCGAAGAGCACGCTGCATGGCCGGTTCTCTCAAGATTGACCGTGCCGATCAGCGCGGAGATCGTACTCGCCGGTTTTAAGGTGCGGGACCTGCTGGCACTCAAAACCGGCCAAATCATAGTAAGCGAATGGCAGGAGACGGAAGATGTTCCTGTGAAGGCCGGGCAGATCCAGATGGGATGGAGCGAGTTTGAAGTGATCGATCAACAACTTCTGATTCGCCTGACACGGTTGGCGTAA
- a CDS encoding flagellar basal body-associated FliL family protein encodes MATTPTVTQTNPAESGKLPLASLIIAVALGVIVSVAAVGGAGYYLIHSGKLRLQTAPPAQSAAAPASTKTHAVMLEPMVVNLADSAAGSYLRISMTLNVGDPADAPAKEEKNISKEADSALRDTALTVLGKQTSEGLLAADGKERLKTELKAAFVEHNPEIKVMDLYITEFLVQR; translated from the coding sequence ATGGCAACTACACCTACTGTTACTCAAACGAATCCAGCAGAGTCGGGAAAGCTTCCTCTTGCTTCGCTTATTATCGCGGTCGCATTGGGGGTGATCGTATCAGTCGCTGCGGTGGGAGGAGCGGGGTACTACCTCATTCATTCCGGAAAATTGAGGCTGCAGACGGCGCCTCCCGCACAGAGTGCGGCTGCGCCTGCTTCAACAAAGACACATGCGGTCATGCTGGAGCCGATGGTCGTGAACCTTGCAGATAGCGCAGCAGGCTCTTATCTGCGTATTTCGATGACGCTGAATGTTGGCGATCCCGCAGATGCTCCAGCGAAGGAAGAGAAGAACATAAGTAAGGAAGCAGATTCCGCATTACGCGATACCGCGTTGACGGTGCTCGGAAAGCAGACATCCGAGGGGCTGCTTGCCGCAGACGGAAAAGAGCGTCTGAAGACGGAACTCAAAGCTGCCTTCGTAGAGCATAACCCCGAGATCAAAGTCATGGACCTGTACATTACAGAGTTCCTGGTCCAGAGATAG
- a CDS encoding flagellar hook protein FlgE — MASFSIALSGLQADTVALNTIGNNLANLNTTAFKKQGTTFEDLFYQQIGTSGSSNPLQVGVGTRVSGTSTNFLQGTILPTGQPTDMALSGDGFFITEQGGVQALSRAGNFQINQQGNLITVDGASVMGYPVQNGVVNANAALTPLVLPIGVTEAAQATGNISLTANLNAGATVGTQFTTPVTVYDSLGQSHAVTVNYTKTATNTWSYSVDLQAGDATGAPVNNTGTLTFDASGNLVTPAANVSGITFPGMANGSSDLTFNLNLYKNGSPTLTQSTAASTNTATVQDGFASGTYQNFSVDGNGVITAMYNNGHKAVVGQVAVARVTNPQGLTMIGHNSYTTTNASGDAIFGVAGTGGRASIEDSALEQSNVDIAQEFSDLIVAQRSFEANSKTITAFDSITQTTLGMIR, encoded by the coding sequence ATGGCATCATTTTCAATTGCACTTAGCGGATTGCAGGCCGACACGGTAGCGCTGAACACCATTGGTAACAACCTCGCAAATCTCAACACCACAGCGTTCAAGAAGCAGGGGACGACGTTTGAAGATCTGTTCTACCAGCAGATCGGTACTTCGGGATCGAGTAACCCGCTGCAGGTTGGCGTTGGTACAAGGGTTTCTGGAACCTCAACCAACTTTTTGCAGGGAACGATTCTGCCGACAGGTCAGCCAACGGACATGGCGCTGAGCGGCGACGGCTTCTTTATCACCGAGCAGGGCGGCGTGCAGGCATTGTCACGTGCGGGCAACTTTCAGATCAATCAGCAGGGCAACCTGATTACGGTCGACGGCGCCAGCGTGATGGGATATCCAGTGCAGAATGGCGTAGTCAACGCAAACGCGGCGCTGACTCCCCTCGTGCTCCCCATTGGAGTTACAGAGGCTGCGCAGGCCACGGGGAACATCTCGCTTACCGCAAACCTCAACGCAGGCGCAACGGTGGGGACGCAGTTTACGACTCCCGTAACGGTGTATGACTCGCTGGGGCAGAGCCATGCCGTAACGGTGAACTACACCAAGACCGCAACCAATACCTGGAGCTACAGCGTCGATCTTCAGGCTGGTGACGCTACGGGAGCACCTGTGAACAATACGGGAACGCTGACCTTCGATGCGAGCGGAAACCTGGTCACGCCCGCGGCCAATGTCTCCGGGATTACCTTTCCGGGAATGGCGAACGGATCGAGCGATCTGACATTCAATCTAAACCTGTACAAGAACGGAAGCCCGACGCTGACCCAGTCGACCGCGGCCTCGACCAACACCGCTACCGTGCAGGATGGCTTTGCCAGCGGAACGTACCAGAACTTTTCCGTCGACGGCAATGGCGTGATCACGGCTATGTACAACAACGGGCATAAGGCGGTGGTAGGCCAGGTTGCGGTGGCGCGTGTCACAAATCCTCAAGGGCTCACCATGATTGGGCATAACAGCTACACGACGACCAATGCCTCTGGCGACGCTATCTTCGGCGTTGCAGGGACTGGCGGAAGGGCTTCCATCGAAGACTCGGCGCTGGAGCAGTCAAACGTTGATATTGCGCAGGAGTTTTCCGATCTGATCGTCGCACAGCGGTCATTCGAGGCGAACTCGAAGACGATTACGGCCTTCGATTCAATAACACAGACCACGCTGGGGATGATCCGGTAG
- the flgC gene encoding flagellar basal body rod protein FlgC has translation MNLFGVMDVSASALKAERVRAEVVAANMANAETTRTADGGPYQRHHVVFEAEGDGSFRQSLVSHMGGLGASGIGFGGMRRLGKAVTADTTVDGGVAVTGVIADASAPLRRYDPQHPDAGPDGYVSYPDINPLTEMVDLMGAQRSYGANASAIQAEKNMVASSLEILK, from the coding sequence ATGAATCTGTTTGGCGTGATGGACGTGAGTGCTTCGGCGCTGAAGGCGGAGCGGGTACGCGCGGAGGTTGTTGCCGCGAATATGGCGAATGCGGAGACGACGCGAACTGCCGATGGCGGCCCGTATCAGCGGCACCACGTGGTCTTTGAGGCGGAAGGCGATGGGAGCTTCAGGCAGTCGCTGGTGAGCCACATGGGCGGGCTGGGTGCGAGCGGCATTGGGTTCGGCGGGATGCGCAGGCTGGGTAAGGCGGTGACGGCAGATACGACGGTCGACGGCGGCGTTGCGGTGACGGGCGTGATCGCCGATGCGAGCGCGCCGCTGCGCAGGTACGACCCGCAGCATCCTGACGCGGGGCCGGATGGGTATGTGTCGTACCCCGATATCAATCCGCTGACGGAGATGGTGGACCTGATGGGGGCTCAGCGATCGTACGGGGCGAATGCGTCGGCGATCCAGGCAGAGAAGAACATGGTGGCTTCGTCGCTGGAGATTCTGAAGTGA
- the fliG gene encoding flagellar motor switch protein FliG, with the protein MPLLLPEEACFVPADMPGLRKAAILLVALGDELAKTLFQSLSENDVHRVTEEITRLGEIPAQQLTQVMTEFYGLLETQTYMVRGGPEYALRVLTEAFGASKAEGMLAQVKRIRERSNGNMAVLQRMDPQQLSKFLETEHPQTIALVLAHVDAKRGSMILMQLEPALRVDVVKRLAEMRQFSSEMAQKVAFVLHRRLEGVGTGGRKSYSGFKAVAELLNRIDQMASKGILEEIEQQEPQLAIGIRNLMFTFEDLLTVPAESIREFVAAADKRTLAMALKGGRENLKAHLFKAMSSRAVEMLKEDMEVMGPVRMKDVGLAQQELLALARQLEAEGKMMLKMGADDDLAV; encoded by the coding sequence ATGCCGCTGCTTCTTCCTGAAGAAGCGTGTTTCGTGCCTGCGGACATGCCGGGATTGCGCAAGGCGGCGATCCTGCTGGTTGCGTTGGGTGATGAATTGGCGAAGACGCTGTTTCAAAGCCTGTCGGAGAACGACGTGCACCGCGTCACCGAGGAGATCACCCGCCTGGGCGAGATACCGGCACAGCAGTTGACGCAGGTGATGACGGAGTTCTATGGACTGCTGGAGACGCAGACGTACATGGTGCGCGGTGGTCCGGAGTATGCTCTGCGCGTGCTGACGGAGGCATTTGGCGCAAGCAAGGCTGAAGGCATGCTGGCCCAGGTGAAGCGGATACGCGAGCGCTCGAACGGCAACATGGCGGTGTTGCAGCGGATGGACCCGCAGCAGTTGAGCAAGTTCCTGGAGACGGAACATCCGCAGACGATTGCGCTGGTGCTGGCGCATGTGGACGCCAAGCGCGGCTCCATGATCCTGATGCAGCTTGAGCCGGCGCTTCGCGTGGATGTGGTGAAACGGCTCGCGGAGATGCGGCAGTTCTCATCGGAGATGGCACAGAAGGTTGCCTTTGTACTACACCGCAGGCTGGAGGGAGTGGGCACGGGCGGACGGAAGTCGTACTCGGGCTTCAAGGCCGTCGCCGAGTTGCTGAACCGGATCGACCAGATGGCGAGCAAGGGAATCCTTGAAGAGATTGAACAGCAGGAGCCGCAGCTTGCTATTGGAATCAGAAATCTGATGTTCACCTTTGAGGACCTGCTGACTGTGCCTGCAGAGAGCATTCGCGAGTTTGTGGCCGCCGCAGACAAACGCACGTTGGCGATGGCATTGAAGGGTGGCCGAGAAAACCTGAAGGCCCACCTGTTCAAGGCGATGAGTTCGCGTGCTGTGGAGATGTTGAAGGAAGACATGGAGGTTATGGGGCCGGTCAGGATGAAAGACGTTGGCCTGGCGCAGCAGGAGCTGCTCGCGTTGGCGCGTCAGCTTGAGGCCGAGGGCAAGATGATGTTGAAGATGGGGGCCGACGATGATCTCGCCGTATGA
- a CDS encoding flagellar biosynthetic protein FliO translates to MQSMQLDNMMSVVDRQSGLVGWLLSRWRGRARFRDRSVRQMQLLETLSVGGKRQLALVRCGREQFLVGMGAEAVSTIVKIGNSESEQGQ, encoded by the coding sequence GTGCAAAGCATGCAACTGGACAACATGATGTCTGTAGTTGATAGACAAAGCGGCCTCGTGGGTTGGCTGTTGAGCAGGTGGAGGGGACGCGCGCGATTCCGCGACAGAAGCGTTCGGCAGATGCAACTGCTGGAGACGCTGTCTGTTGGGGGTAAGCGGCAGCTTGCGCTGGTGCGTTGCGGTCGTGAGCAATTCCTGGTTGGCATGGGGGCTGAGGCGGTCTCGACGATCGTCAAGATTGGCAACAGCGAGAGTGAGCAAGGTCAATGA
- the fliP gene encoding flagellar type III secretion system pore protein FliP (The bacterial flagellar biogenesis protein FliP forms a type III secretion system (T3SS)-type pore required for flagellar assembly.), with protein MAGDAAKSDVKESIEDSLKSNRSTSWSIVVGLTLLTLLPALLLSMTPLVRLLVVFHFLRQALGTQTAPSNQVLMGLGLMMTWFLMHPVLVQVEQQAVVPYQAGTIAGEDAIARGIEPVKQYMLRYAREKDLAVFASAGMSARPATKSDLPIQVVVPAYILSELKAGFQIGAILFLPFLLVDLVVASVTTSIGMMQLPPVVISTPLKILLFVMVDGWNLLADQLIKSFT; from the coding sequence ATTGCGGGAGATGCGGCAAAGAGCGATGTAAAAGAGTCAATCGAAGACAGCTTGAAGTCCAATCGCAGCACGTCTTGGTCGATTGTGGTTGGCCTCACTTTGCTGACGCTTCTTCCTGCGCTTCTGCTCTCGATGACACCGCTGGTACGGCTTCTGGTGGTTTTTCACTTTTTGCGCCAGGCGCTTGGAACGCAGACAGCTCCATCCAATCAGGTATTGATGGGGCTGGGGCTGATGATGACATGGTTTCTGATGCATCCCGTGCTCGTGCAGGTGGAGCAGCAGGCGGTCGTACCGTATCAGGCCGGCACAATTGCTGGTGAAGATGCGATTGCTCGTGGCATTGAGCCTGTGAAGCAGTACATGCTGCGTTACGCGCGCGAGAAAGACCTGGCCGTATTTGCCTCCGCCGGCATGAGTGCACGGCCGGCTACGAAGAGCGATCTGCCGATCCAGGTGGTAGTGCCCGCGTACATCCTGAGCGAGTTGAAAGCAGGCTTTCAGATCGGGGCGATTCTCTTCCTGCCGTTCCTGCTGGTGGACCTTGTTGTGGCGAGTGTCACGACGTCCATTGGAATGATGCAGCTCCCTCCGGTAGTTATTTCAACACCGCTGAAGATACTGCTCTTTGTGATGGTCGATGGATGGAATCTGCTGGCCGACCAGTTGATTAAGAGTTTTACGTGA